In one Streptomyces venezuelae genomic region, the following are encoded:
- a CDS encoding PH domain-containing protein: protein MDTGTAGPAGPAQERTEPVWTGLPRGLLKLRRLLLVVWLVPLAAAVGILLGLFAGPVWATFALVPLAVVVWGWLVLGRNWRSWRYAERADDLLISRGVLWREETVVPYGRMQLVEVTSGPVERRFGLASVQLHTAAAATDARIPGLLPEEAERLRDRLTELGEARSAGL from the coding sequence ATGGACACGGGGACAGCGGGGCCGGCAGGACCGGCACAGGAGCGGACCGAGCCGGTGTGGACCGGACTGCCGCGGGGGCTGCTGAAGCTGCGGCGGCTCCTGCTGGTGGTCTGGCTCGTGCCGCTCGCGGCGGCCGTCGGGATCCTGCTCGGCCTGTTCGCGGGCCCTGTCTGGGCCACGTTCGCGCTGGTGCCGCTCGCCGTCGTCGTCTGGGGCTGGCTGGTGCTCGGCCGGAACTGGCGCTCGTGGCGGTACGCGGAGCGGGCCGACGACCTGCTCATCAGCCGGGGCGTGCTCTGGCGCGAGGAGACGGTCGTCCCGTACGGCCGGATGCAGCTCGTCGAGGTGACGTCGGGCCCCGTGGAGCGCCGCTTCGGACTCGCGAGCGTCCAACTGCACACCGCGGCGGCGGCCACCGACGCGCGCATCCCGGGGCTGCTCCCCGAGGAGGCCGAGCGGCTGCGCGACCGGCTGACGGAGCTCGGCGAGGCCCGATCGGCGGGGTTGTGA
- a CDS encoding NADH-quinone oxidoreductase subunit D, with translation MSPTTETTTETTLGIGGAAESTDMVLNIGPQHPSTHGVLRLRLVLDGERIQHAEPVIGYMHRGAEKLFEARDYRQIVMLANRHDWLSAFSNELGVVLAVERMLGMEVPERAVWMRTLLAELNRVLNHLMFLGSYPLELGGITPVFHAFREREELQNVMEEISGGRMHYMFNRVGGLKEDLPAGWTSRAREAVASVRSRMDVYDRLVLGNEIFRGRTRGVGVLSPEAVHAYGVSGPIARASGVDFDLRRDEPYLAYGELQDTLKVVTREEGDCLARFECLLEQTHNALALADACLDRIAELPQGPVNQRLPKVLKAPEGHTYAWTENPLGINGYYLVSKGEKTPYRLKLRSASYNNIQALAELLPGQLVADMVAILGSLFFVVGDIDK, from the coding sequence ATGAGTCCCACGACGGAGACCACCACGGAGACCACGCTCGGCATCGGCGGAGCGGCCGAGAGCACCGACATGGTGCTCAACATCGGCCCTCAGCACCCGTCCACGCACGGCGTGCTCCGCCTCCGCCTGGTCCTGGACGGCGAGCGCATCCAGCACGCGGAGCCGGTGATCGGCTACATGCACCGCGGTGCGGAGAAGCTCTTCGAGGCGCGGGACTACCGGCAGATCGTGATGCTGGCCAACCGCCACGACTGGCTCTCGGCGTTCTCGAACGAGCTGGGCGTCGTCCTGGCCGTGGAGCGGATGCTCGGCATGGAGGTCCCGGAGCGCGCCGTGTGGATGCGCACGCTGCTCGCCGAGCTGAACCGCGTGCTGAACCACCTGATGTTCCTCGGGTCCTACCCGCTCGAACTGGGCGGCATCACCCCGGTGTTCCACGCGTTCCGCGAGCGCGAGGAGCTCCAGAACGTGATGGAGGAGATCTCCGGCGGCCGGATGCACTACATGTTCAACCGCGTGGGCGGTCTCAAGGAGGACCTGCCCGCGGGATGGACCTCCCGCGCGCGGGAGGCGGTCGCGTCGGTGCGGTCGCGCATGGACGTGTACGACCGTCTGGTGCTCGGCAACGAGATCTTCCGGGGACGTACGCGCGGCGTAGGCGTCCTCAGTCCGGAGGCGGTGCACGCCTACGGAGTGAGCGGTCCCATCGCCCGCGCCTCCGGAGTCGACTTCGACCTGCGCCGCGACGAGCCGTACCTGGCGTACGGCGAGCTCCAGGACACGCTGAAGGTCGTCACGCGCGAGGAGGGCGACTGTCTGGCCCGCTTCGAGTGCCTCCTGGAGCAGACCCACAACGCCCTCGCGCTCGCGGACGCCTGCCTGGACCGGATCGCCGAGCTGCCGCAGGGGCCGGTCAACCAGCGGCTGCCGAAGGTCCTCAAGGCCCCGGAGGGGCACACCTACGCGTGGACCGAGAACCCCCTCGGCATCAACGGCTACTACCTCGTCAGCAAGGGCGAGAAGACCCCGTACCGCCTCAAGCTGCGCTCGGCCTCGTACAACAACATCCAGGCGCTGGCCGAGCTGCTTCCGGGCCAGCTGGTCGCGGACATGGTGGCGATCCTGGGGTCACTGTTCTTCGTGGTCGGCGACATCGACAAGTAG
- a CDS encoding PH domain-containing protein, producing the protein MPAEGAAEGVREAAGEVRPGTDGAAPERRLHPVTPLRRAWAPFAVLVGWAVHDPNGTQQRLSALTATTLLLGSAAVVVGGALYGFLSWWFTHFSVTDTELRIRTGLFFRRTAHIRLDRLQAVDVTRPLLARIAGVAKLKLDVVGAEKKDELAYLGEREATELRAELLARAAGFVPEEAREVGEAPVRGLLHVPPRMLALSVLLTGAPWGMLLAASVVPAFIWFGTHSPWTVLGAAVPMLGGAFASSGGRFIKEYDWTVGESPDGIRIDHGLLDKAHETVPPGRVQTVHVVQPLLWRRRGWVRVELDVAGSANSVLVPVAPRELAGEVIGRVLPGVRVPEATDLVRPPARAAWCMPLWWKGYGLAVTDEVFAARHGLLKRRLSLVPHAKVQSVRLSQGPWERFKGVADVRVDTGANKTVAARLRPSDEAAALLHAQADRSRTGRREAIPDRWMA; encoded by the coding sequence GTGCCCGCGGAGGGGGCCGCGGAGGGCGTACGGGAAGCGGCGGGCGAAGTCCGTCCCGGGACGGACGGCGCGGCGCCCGAGCGGCGCCTGCACCCCGTCACGCCGCTGCGCCGCGCGTGGGCGCCCTTCGCCGTCCTGGTGGGCTGGGCGGTCCACGACCCGAACGGCACGCAGCAGCGACTCTCCGCGCTGACCGCCACCACCCTGCTCCTCGGCAGCGCCGCCGTGGTCGTCGGCGGCGCGCTGTACGGCTTCCTGAGCTGGTGGTTCACGCACTTCTCGGTCACCGACACGGAGCTGCGCATCCGTACCGGGCTGTTCTTCCGGCGCACCGCCCACATCCGCCTCGACCGGCTCCAGGCCGTCGACGTGACACGGCCACTGCTCGCACGCATCGCCGGAGTCGCCAAGCTCAAGCTGGACGTCGTCGGGGCGGAGAAGAAGGACGAGCTGGCCTACCTAGGCGAGCGCGAGGCGACCGAGCTGCGGGCCGAACTCCTCGCCCGGGCGGCCGGTTTCGTCCCCGAGGAGGCGCGCGAGGTCGGCGAGGCGCCGGTGCGGGGCCTGCTGCACGTACCGCCGCGCATGCTCGCCCTCTCCGTGCTGCTCACCGGCGCTCCCTGGGGGATGCTTCTCGCCGCGAGCGTGGTGCCCGCCTTCATCTGGTTCGGCACGCACAGTCCGTGGACGGTCCTTGGCGCCGCGGTCCCCATGCTGGGCGGCGCGTTCGCGAGCAGCGGCGGCCGCTTCATCAAGGAGTACGACTGGACGGTGGGTGAATCCCCCGACGGCATCCGCATCGACCACGGGCTGCTCGACAAGGCCCATGAGACGGTGCCGCCCGGCCGGGTGCAGACGGTGCACGTGGTGCAGCCGCTGCTGTGGCGGCGGCGCGGCTGGGTGCGGGTGGAGCTGGACGTGGCGGGCTCGGCGAACAGCGTGCTGGTGCCGGTCGCGCCGCGCGAGCTCGCCGGAGAGGTGATCGGGCGGGTGCTTCCCGGTGTGCGCGTGCCGGAGGCCACGGACCTCGTGCGGCCACCCGCGCGTGCGGCGTGGTGCATGCCGCTCTGGTGGAAGGGGTACGGCCTCGCGGTCACCGACGAGGTCTTCGCGGCCCGGCACGGCCTGCTCAAACGCCGGCTGTCCCTCGTCCCGCACGCGAAGGTCCAGAGCGTACGGCTCTCCCAGGGCCCCTGGGAGCGGTTCAAGGGCGTCGCGGACGTACGGGTGGACACGGGGGCCAACAAGACGGTTGCGGCCCGCCTGCGCCCCTCGGACGAGGCGGCGGCACTCCTCCACGCGCAGGCGGACCGCTCCCGAACGGGCCGCAGAGAGGCCATCCCTGACCGCTGGATGGCCTGA